One genomic region from Zalophus californianus isolate mZalCal1 chromosome 14, mZalCal1.pri.v2, whole genome shotgun sequence encodes:
- the TCTN2 gene encoding tectonic-2 isoform X4: protein MGLPPPSPLFLGLLLLQGVLRPLWGDLVFIPAFIHMTGPAVSASLVGGTEDVTVSLALLQDKEGLLPVPACGVLTNETEDWSLTVTPTVIRPEECSSNLTELFREACFTGVFGGDVNPEFDHLCSVQETPGAPGWFPFLCVQSSPANSPFLGYFYHGSVSPRQHSSFEVNLHTDLRDFSDFGYKQGDPIMTVDKTYFTIPQVSLAGQCVQDAPVAFLQNFDVRCTTNLEVYREQDGIINAKIKNGAVGGIVTPKVTYEEAADPDKFITRTETLLSNESASRNVNVEEHYIFRWNNNTISEINVTIIRAKINAHQKGSMTQRFTVKFLSYNSGDEKEFSGNPGYQLGKPVRALNTNRLNETTLHLWQSAGRGLCASATFKPILFGENALSGCLLEVAIHENCTQLRENAVKRLDSLIQATHVAMRGNSDYNHPSDDWLEIIRADAPDTGADPPVSVNGICVDIPARLHIRILISDAGAVEGITQQEIVGIETRFSTVNWQFQCGLTCEDKADLFPVSASVQFIKIPARLPRPLTRFQINFTEYDCNRNEVCWPQLLYPLTRYYQGEAYSQCVAKSLLLVSFLVLAAFLSNPWTRTRKA, encoded by the exons ATGGGCTTGCCGCCGCCCTCCCCTCTGTTCTTGGGGCTCCTCCTTCTGCAGGGTGTCCTGAGGCCTCTGTGGGGCGACCTGG TTTTCATTCCTGCTTTCATCCACATGACCGGGCCCGCGGTCAGTGCGTCCCTGGTCGGAGGCACCGAGGATGTGACCGTGTCCCTGGCCCTGCTGCAGGACAAGGAAG GATTATTGCCGGTTCCAGCTTGTGGAGTGCTGACCAATGAGACAGAAGACTGGAGCTTGACTGTGACCCCCACCGTGATAAGGCCAGAG GAATGCTCGTCCAATCTAACAGAGCTGTTCAGAGAGGCCTGTTTCACTGGCGTTTTTGGAGGCGACGTCAATCCGGAGTTTGACCACCTGTGCTCTGTGCAGGAGACCCCCGGGGCCCCTGGCTGGTTCCCGTTCCTGTGTGTGCAGTCCTCGCCGGCCAACTCGCCCTTCCTGGGCTACTTCTACCACGGCTCCGT TTCCCCTCGGCAGCACTCTTCCTTTGAAGTGAATCTGCATACTGATCTAAGAGACTTTTCAGACTTCGGTTATAAGCAAGGAGATCCGATCATGACTGTAGACAAGACATATTTTACCATTCCGCAG GTGTCCCTGGCTGGGCAGTGCGTGCAGGACGCGCCAGTGGCATTCCTTCAGAATTTTGATGTTCGCTGCACTACTAATTTGGAAGTGTACCGAGAGCAAGATGGTATTATCAATGCGAAGATCAAGAATGGTGCGGTAGGAG GCATCGTTACACCAAAAGTAACCTATGAGGAAGCAGCCGACCCAGACAAATTCATCACCAGGACAG AAACACTTTTAAGCAATGAATCAGCCTCCAGAAACGTAAATGTGGAAGAACATTATATTTTCAGATGGAATAATAATACAATCAGCGAAATAAATGTCACAATTATTAGAGCAAAAATTAATGCCCACCAGAAAG ggAGCATGACACAGAGATTTACAGTAAAATTTTTAAGCTATAATAGTGGTGATGAAAAGGAATTTTCTGGGAATCCAG GTTACCAACTTGGCAAGCCTGTTCGAGCTCTAAATACCAACAGGTTGAATGAGACGACTTTACACCTTTGGCAATCGG ctgGAAGGGGTTTGTGTGCATCGGCAACTTTCAAACCCATTTTGTTTGGAGAAAATGCactatctggatgtcttttagAAGTTGCGATCCATGAAAACTGTACTCAGCTCAG GGAGAATGCTGTCAAGCGACTTGACTCATTAATACAAGCAACTCATGTTGCGATGAGAGGCAACTCTGATTACAACCATCCTAGTGACGACTGGCTCGAAATAATCC GTGCAGATGCCCCTGACACAGGTGCAGACCCTCCTGTCAGTGTGAATGGCATCTGCGTGGATATTCCTGCCCGACTGCATATACGCATCCTCATCTCAGATGCTGGTGCAGTGGAAGGGATTACTCAGCAGGAGATAGTTGGCATAGAGACAAG GTTCTCTACGGTGAACTGGCAATTCCAGTGTGGGCTTACTTGTGAGGATAAGGCCGACCTTTTTCCTGTCAGTGCATCTGTCCAGTTTATTAAGATACCTGCACGGTTACCCCGTCCACTGACAAG ATTCCAGATCAATTTTACGGAGTATGACTGTAACAGAAATGAGGTGTGTTGGCCGCAACTTCTGTATCCATTGACCCGGTATTATCAAG GTGAGGCTTATTCTCAGTGCGTGGCCAAGAGCTTACTGTTGGTATCCTTCTTGGTATTAGCTGCATTCCTCAGTAACCCCTGGACCAGAACACGCAAAGCTTGA
- the TCTN2 gene encoding tectonic-2 isoform X3, giving the protein MGLPPPSPLFLGLLLLQGVLRPLWGDLVFIPAFIHMTGPAVSASLVGGTEDVTVSLALLQDKEGLLPVPACGVLTNETEDWSLTVTPTVIRPENALDVTVRLKRGRQRCSSNEMDSFSESPCMVQTLLVSASRNSSCLAHLLIRVEIYANSSLAHNASENVTVIPNQVYQPLGPCPCNLTAGACDLRCCCDQECSSNLTELFREACFTGVFGGDVNPEFDHLCSVQETPGAPGWFPFLCVQSSPANSPFLGYFYHGSVSPRQHSSFEVNLHTDLRDFSDFGYKQGDPIMTVDKTYFTIPQVSLAGQCVQDAPVAFLQNFDVRCTTNLEVYREQDGIINAKIKNGAVGGYQLGKPVRALNTNRLNETTLHLWQSAGRGLCASATFKPILFGENALSGCLLEVAIHENCTQLRENAVKRLDSLIQATHVAMRGNSDYNHPSDDWLEIIRADAPDTGADPPVSVNGICVDIPARLHIRILISDAGAVEGITQQEIVGIETRFSTVNWQFQCGLTCEDKADLFPVSASVQFIKIPARLPRPLTRFQINFTEYDCNRNEVCWPQLLYPLTRYYQGEAYSQCVAKSLLLVSFLVLAAFLSNPWTRTRKA; this is encoded by the exons ATGGGCTTGCCGCCGCCCTCCCCTCTGTTCTTGGGGCTCCTCCTTCTGCAGGGTGTCCTGAGGCCTCTGTGGGGCGACCTGG TTTTCATTCCTGCTTTCATCCACATGACCGGGCCCGCGGTCAGTGCGTCCCTGGTCGGAGGCACCGAGGATGTGACCGTGTCCCTGGCCCTGCTGCAGGACAAGGAAG GATTATTGCCGGTTCCAGCTTGTGGAGTGCTGACCAATGAGACAGAAGACTGGAGCTTGACTGTGACCCCCACCGTGATAAGGCCAGAG AATGCGTTGGATGTGACAGTGAGGTTGAAGAGGGGTCGGCAAAGGTGTTCCTCTAATGAAATGGATTCCTTCTCAGAGTCCCCGTGTATGGTCCAGACTCTTCTGGTTTCAGCATCTCGCAATTCATCCTGTTTAGCCCATCTACTCATTCGAGTGGAAATTTATGCCAACTCTTCTTTGGCCCATAATGCCTCAG AGAATGTGACGGTAATTCCCAACCAGGTGTATCAGCCCCTTGGGCCTTGTCCTTGTAATCTGACAGCCGGGGCCTGCGACCTTCGCTGCTGCTGTGACCAG GAATGCTCGTCCAATCTAACAGAGCTGTTCAGAGAGGCCTGTTTCACTGGCGTTTTTGGAGGCGACGTCAATCCGGAGTTTGACCACCTGTGCTCTGTGCAGGAGACCCCCGGGGCCCCTGGCTGGTTCCCGTTCCTGTGTGTGCAGTCCTCGCCGGCCAACTCGCCCTTCCTGGGCTACTTCTACCACGGCTCCGT TTCCCCTCGGCAGCACTCTTCCTTTGAAGTGAATCTGCATACTGATCTAAGAGACTTTTCAGACTTCGGTTATAAGCAAGGAGATCCGATCATGACTGTAGACAAGACATATTTTACCATTCCGCAG GTGTCCCTGGCTGGGCAGTGCGTGCAGGACGCGCCAGTGGCATTCCTTCAGAATTTTGATGTTCGCTGCACTACTAATTTGGAAGTGTACCGAGAGCAAGATGGTATTATCAATGCGAAGATCAAGAATGGTGCGGTAGGAG GTTACCAACTTGGCAAGCCTGTTCGAGCTCTAAATACCAACAGGTTGAATGAGACGACTTTACACCTTTGGCAATCGG ctgGAAGGGGTTTGTGTGCATCGGCAACTTTCAAACCCATTTTGTTTGGAGAAAATGCactatctggatgtcttttagAAGTTGCGATCCATGAAAACTGTACTCAGCTCAG GGAGAATGCTGTCAAGCGACTTGACTCATTAATACAAGCAACTCATGTTGCGATGAGAGGCAACTCTGATTACAACCATCCTAGTGACGACTGGCTCGAAATAATCC GTGCAGATGCCCCTGACACAGGTGCAGACCCTCCTGTCAGTGTGAATGGCATCTGCGTGGATATTCCTGCCCGACTGCATATACGCATCCTCATCTCAGATGCTGGTGCAGTGGAAGGGATTACTCAGCAGGAGATAGTTGGCATAGAGACAAG GTTCTCTACGGTGAACTGGCAATTCCAGTGTGGGCTTACTTGTGAGGATAAGGCCGACCTTTTTCCTGTCAGTGCATCTGTCCAGTTTATTAAGATACCTGCACGGTTACCCCGTCCACTGACAAG ATTCCAGATCAATTTTACGGAGTATGACTGTAACAGAAATGAGGTGTGTTGGCCGCAACTTCTGTATCCATTGACCCGGTATTATCAAG GTGAGGCTTATTCTCAGTGCGTGGCCAAGAGCTTACTGTTGGTATCCTTCTTGGTATTAGCTGCATTCCTCAGTAACCCCTGGACCAGAACACGCAAAGCTTGA
- the TCTN2 gene encoding tectonic-2 isoform X2 yields the protein MGLPPPSPLFLGLLLLQGVLRPLWGDLVFIPAFIHMTGPAVSASLVGGTEDVTVSLALLQDKEGLLPVPACGVLTNETEDWSLTVTPTVIRPENALDVTVRLKRGRQRCSSNEMDSFSESPCMVQTLLVSASRNSSCLAHLLIRVEIYANSSLAHNASENVTVIPNQVYQPLGPCPCNLTAGACDLRCCCDQECSSNLTELFREACFTGVFGGDVNPEFDHLCSVQETPGAPGWFPFLCVQSSPANSPFLGYFYHGSVSPRQHSSFEVNLHTDLRDFSDFGYKQGDPIMTVDKTYFTIPQVSLAGQCVQDAPVAFLQNFDVRCTTNLEVYREQDGIINAKIKNGAVGGIVTPKVTYEEAADPDKFITRTETLLSNESASRNVNVEEHYIFRWNNNTISEINVTIIRAKINAHQKGSMTQRFTVKFLSYNSGDEKEFSGNPAGRGLCASATFKPILFGENALSGCLLEVAIHENCTQLRENAVKRLDSLIQATHVAMRGNSDYNHPSDDWLEIIRADAPDTGADPPVSVNGICVDIPARLHIRILISDAGAVEGITQQEIVGIETRFSTVNWQFQCGLTCEDKADLFPVSASVQFIKIPARLPRPLTRFQINFTEYDCNRNEVCWPQLLYPLTRYYQGEAYSQCVAKSLLLVSFLVLAAFLSNPWTRTRKA from the exons ATGGGCTTGCCGCCGCCCTCCCCTCTGTTCTTGGGGCTCCTCCTTCTGCAGGGTGTCCTGAGGCCTCTGTGGGGCGACCTGG TTTTCATTCCTGCTTTCATCCACATGACCGGGCCCGCGGTCAGTGCGTCCCTGGTCGGAGGCACCGAGGATGTGACCGTGTCCCTGGCCCTGCTGCAGGACAAGGAAG GATTATTGCCGGTTCCAGCTTGTGGAGTGCTGACCAATGAGACAGAAGACTGGAGCTTGACTGTGACCCCCACCGTGATAAGGCCAGAG AATGCGTTGGATGTGACAGTGAGGTTGAAGAGGGGTCGGCAAAGGTGTTCCTCTAATGAAATGGATTCCTTCTCAGAGTCCCCGTGTATGGTCCAGACTCTTCTGGTTTCAGCATCTCGCAATTCATCCTGTTTAGCCCATCTACTCATTCGAGTGGAAATTTATGCCAACTCTTCTTTGGCCCATAATGCCTCAG AGAATGTGACGGTAATTCCCAACCAGGTGTATCAGCCCCTTGGGCCTTGTCCTTGTAATCTGACAGCCGGGGCCTGCGACCTTCGCTGCTGCTGTGACCAG GAATGCTCGTCCAATCTAACAGAGCTGTTCAGAGAGGCCTGTTTCACTGGCGTTTTTGGAGGCGACGTCAATCCGGAGTTTGACCACCTGTGCTCTGTGCAGGAGACCCCCGGGGCCCCTGGCTGGTTCCCGTTCCTGTGTGTGCAGTCCTCGCCGGCCAACTCGCCCTTCCTGGGCTACTTCTACCACGGCTCCGT TTCCCCTCGGCAGCACTCTTCCTTTGAAGTGAATCTGCATACTGATCTAAGAGACTTTTCAGACTTCGGTTATAAGCAAGGAGATCCGATCATGACTGTAGACAAGACATATTTTACCATTCCGCAG GTGTCCCTGGCTGGGCAGTGCGTGCAGGACGCGCCAGTGGCATTCCTTCAGAATTTTGATGTTCGCTGCACTACTAATTTGGAAGTGTACCGAGAGCAAGATGGTATTATCAATGCGAAGATCAAGAATGGTGCGGTAGGAG GCATCGTTACACCAAAAGTAACCTATGAGGAAGCAGCCGACCCAGACAAATTCATCACCAGGACAG AAACACTTTTAAGCAATGAATCAGCCTCCAGAAACGTAAATGTGGAAGAACATTATATTTTCAGATGGAATAATAATACAATCAGCGAAATAAATGTCACAATTATTAGAGCAAAAATTAATGCCCACCAGAAAG ggAGCATGACACAGAGATTTACAGTAAAATTTTTAAGCTATAATAGTGGTGATGAAAAGGAATTTTCTGGGAATCCAG ctgGAAGGGGTTTGTGTGCATCGGCAACTTTCAAACCCATTTTGTTTGGAGAAAATGCactatctggatgtcttttagAAGTTGCGATCCATGAAAACTGTACTCAGCTCAG GGAGAATGCTGTCAAGCGACTTGACTCATTAATACAAGCAACTCATGTTGCGATGAGAGGCAACTCTGATTACAACCATCCTAGTGACGACTGGCTCGAAATAATCC GTGCAGATGCCCCTGACACAGGTGCAGACCCTCCTGTCAGTGTGAATGGCATCTGCGTGGATATTCCTGCCCGACTGCATATACGCATCCTCATCTCAGATGCTGGTGCAGTGGAAGGGATTACTCAGCAGGAGATAGTTGGCATAGAGACAAG GTTCTCTACGGTGAACTGGCAATTCCAGTGTGGGCTTACTTGTGAGGATAAGGCCGACCTTTTTCCTGTCAGTGCATCTGTCCAGTTTATTAAGATACCTGCACGGTTACCCCGTCCACTGACAAG ATTCCAGATCAATTTTACGGAGTATGACTGTAACAGAAATGAGGTGTGTTGGCCGCAACTTCTGTATCCATTGACCCGGTATTATCAAG GTGAGGCTTATTCTCAGTGCGTGGCCAAGAGCTTACTGTTGGTATCCTTCTTGGTATTAGCTGCATTCCTCAGTAACCCCTGGACCAGAACACGCAAAGCTTGA
- the TCTN2 gene encoding tectonic-2 isoform X1, whose protein sequence is MGLPPPSPLFLGLLLLQGVLRPLWGDLVFIPAFIHMTGPAVSASLVGGTEDVTVSLALLQDKEGLLPVPACGVLTNETEDWSLTVTPTVIRPENALDVTVRLKRGRQRCSSNEMDSFSESPCMVQTLLVSASRNSSCLAHLLIRVEIYANSSLAHNASENVTVIPNQVYQPLGPCPCNLTAGACDLRCCCDQECSSNLTELFREACFTGVFGGDVNPEFDHLCSVQETPGAPGWFPFLCVQSSPANSPFLGYFYHGSVSPRQHSSFEVNLHTDLRDFSDFGYKQGDPIMTVDKTYFTIPQVSLAGQCVQDAPVAFLQNFDVRCTTNLEVYREQDGIINAKIKNGAVGGIVTPKVTYEEAADPDKFITRTETLLSNESASRNVNVEEHYIFRWNNNTISEINVTIIRAKINAHQKGSMTQRFTVKFLSYNSGDEKEFSGNPGYQLGKPVRALNTNRLNETTLHLWQSAGRGLCASATFKPILFGENALSGCLLEVAIHENCTQLRENAVKRLDSLIQATHVAMRGNSDYNHPSDDWLEIIRADAPDTGADPPVSVNGICVDIPARLHIRILISDAGAVEGITQQEIVGIETRFSTVNWQFQCGLTCEDKADLFPVSASVQFIKIPARLPRPLTRFQINFTEYDCNRNEVCWPQLLYPLTRYYQGEAYSQCVAKSLLLVSFLVLAAFLSNPWTRTRKA, encoded by the exons ATGGGCTTGCCGCCGCCCTCCCCTCTGTTCTTGGGGCTCCTCCTTCTGCAGGGTGTCCTGAGGCCTCTGTGGGGCGACCTGG TTTTCATTCCTGCTTTCATCCACATGACCGGGCCCGCGGTCAGTGCGTCCCTGGTCGGAGGCACCGAGGATGTGACCGTGTCCCTGGCCCTGCTGCAGGACAAGGAAG GATTATTGCCGGTTCCAGCTTGTGGAGTGCTGACCAATGAGACAGAAGACTGGAGCTTGACTGTGACCCCCACCGTGATAAGGCCAGAG AATGCGTTGGATGTGACAGTGAGGTTGAAGAGGGGTCGGCAAAGGTGTTCCTCTAATGAAATGGATTCCTTCTCAGAGTCCCCGTGTATGGTCCAGACTCTTCTGGTTTCAGCATCTCGCAATTCATCCTGTTTAGCCCATCTACTCATTCGAGTGGAAATTTATGCCAACTCTTCTTTGGCCCATAATGCCTCAG AGAATGTGACGGTAATTCCCAACCAGGTGTATCAGCCCCTTGGGCCTTGTCCTTGTAATCTGACAGCCGGGGCCTGCGACCTTCGCTGCTGCTGTGACCAG GAATGCTCGTCCAATCTAACAGAGCTGTTCAGAGAGGCCTGTTTCACTGGCGTTTTTGGAGGCGACGTCAATCCGGAGTTTGACCACCTGTGCTCTGTGCAGGAGACCCCCGGGGCCCCTGGCTGGTTCCCGTTCCTGTGTGTGCAGTCCTCGCCGGCCAACTCGCCCTTCCTGGGCTACTTCTACCACGGCTCCGT TTCCCCTCGGCAGCACTCTTCCTTTGAAGTGAATCTGCATACTGATCTAAGAGACTTTTCAGACTTCGGTTATAAGCAAGGAGATCCGATCATGACTGTAGACAAGACATATTTTACCATTCCGCAG GTGTCCCTGGCTGGGCAGTGCGTGCAGGACGCGCCAGTGGCATTCCTTCAGAATTTTGATGTTCGCTGCACTACTAATTTGGAAGTGTACCGAGAGCAAGATGGTATTATCAATGCGAAGATCAAGAATGGTGCGGTAGGAG GCATCGTTACACCAAAAGTAACCTATGAGGAAGCAGCCGACCCAGACAAATTCATCACCAGGACAG AAACACTTTTAAGCAATGAATCAGCCTCCAGAAACGTAAATGTGGAAGAACATTATATTTTCAGATGGAATAATAATACAATCAGCGAAATAAATGTCACAATTATTAGAGCAAAAATTAATGCCCACCAGAAAG ggAGCATGACACAGAGATTTACAGTAAAATTTTTAAGCTATAATAGTGGTGATGAAAAGGAATTTTCTGGGAATCCAG GTTACCAACTTGGCAAGCCTGTTCGAGCTCTAAATACCAACAGGTTGAATGAGACGACTTTACACCTTTGGCAATCGG ctgGAAGGGGTTTGTGTGCATCGGCAACTTTCAAACCCATTTTGTTTGGAGAAAATGCactatctggatgtcttttagAAGTTGCGATCCATGAAAACTGTACTCAGCTCAG GGAGAATGCTGTCAAGCGACTTGACTCATTAATACAAGCAACTCATGTTGCGATGAGAGGCAACTCTGATTACAACCATCCTAGTGACGACTGGCTCGAAATAATCC GTGCAGATGCCCCTGACACAGGTGCAGACCCTCCTGTCAGTGTGAATGGCATCTGCGTGGATATTCCTGCCCGACTGCATATACGCATCCTCATCTCAGATGCTGGTGCAGTGGAAGGGATTACTCAGCAGGAGATAGTTGGCATAGAGACAAG GTTCTCTACGGTGAACTGGCAATTCCAGTGTGGGCTTACTTGTGAGGATAAGGCCGACCTTTTTCCTGTCAGTGCATCTGTCCAGTTTATTAAGATACCTGCACGGTTACCCCGTCCACTGACAAG ATTCCAGATCAATTTTACGGAGTATGACTGTAACAGAAATGAGGTGTGTTGGCCGCAACTTCTGTATCCATTGACCCGGTATTATCAAG GTGAGGCTTATTCTCAGTGCGTGGCCAAGAGCTTACTGTTGGTATCCTTCTTGGTATTAGCTGCATTCCTCAGTAACCCCTGGACCAGAACACGCAAAGCTTGA
- the GTF2H3 gene encoding general transcription factor IIH subunit 3 isoform X5, whose product MVLGNSHLFMNRSNKLAVIASHIQESRFLYPGKNGRLGDFFGEPGNPSSEFSPSGSKDGKYELFTAANEVIAEEIKDLMTKSDIKGQHTETLLAGSLAKALCYIHRMSKDVKDNQEMKSRILVIKAAEDSALQYMNFMNVIFAAQKQNILIDACVLDSDSGLLQQACDITGGLYLKVPQMPSLLQYLLWVFLPDQDQRSQLILPPPVHVDYRAACFCHRNLIEIGYVCSVCLSIFCNFSPICTTCETAFKISLPPVLKAKKKKLKVSV is encoded by the exons ATGGTACTGGGAAATTCTCATTTATTCATGAATCGTTCCAACAAACTTGCTGTGATAGCAAGTCACATTCAAGAAAG TCGATTCTTATATCCTGGAAAGAATGGCAGACTTGGAGACTTTTTTGGAGAGCCTGGCAACCCTTCTTCTGAATTCAGCCCCTCAGGGAGCAAGGACGGGAAATATGAGTTGTTCACAGCAGCGAATGAAGTTATTGCTGAAGAGATTAAAGATCTCATGACCAAGA gtgaCATAAAGGGTCAACATACAGAAACGCTGCTGGCAGGATCCCTCGCCAAAGCTCTTTGCT ACATTCATAGAATGAGCAAGGATGTTAAAG ATAATCAGGAAATGAAATCAAGGATTTtg GTGATTAAGGCTGCAGAAGACAGTGCGCTGCAGTATATGAACTTCATGAATGTCATCTTTGCAGCACAGAAGCAG aatattttgatTGATGCCTGTGTTTTAGACTCGGATTCAGGACTCCTCCAACAG GCTTGTGACATCACGGGGGGACTATACTTGAAGGTGCCTCAGATGCCGTCCCTTCTGCAGTATTTACTG tgggTTTTTCTTCCTGATCAAGATCAGAGATCTCAGTTAATCCTCCCACCCCCCGTTCATGTGGACTACCGGGCAGCTTGCTTCTGCCATCGAAATCTCATTGAAATTGGCTATGTTTGTTCTGTGTGCTTGTCAA TATTCTGCAATTTCAGTCCTATCTGTACGACGTGCGA GACAGCCTTTAAGATTTCTCTGCCTCCTGTGCTGAAggccaagaaaaagaaactgaaagtgtCCGTGTGA
- the GTF2H3 gene encoding general transcription factor IIH subunit 3 isoform X6 yields the protein MVSDEDELNLLVIVVDTNPIWWGKQALKESQFTLSKCIDAVMVLGNSHLFMNRSNKLAVIASHIQESRFLYPGKNGRLGDFFGEPGNPSSEFSPSGSKDGKYELFTAANEVIAEEIKDLMTKSDIKGQHTETLLAGSLAKALCYIHRMSKDVKDNQEMKSRILVIKAAEDSALQYMNFMNVIFAAQKQNILIDACVLDSDSGLLQQACDITGGLYLKVPQMPSLLQYLLWVFLPDQDQRSQLILPPPVHVDYRAACFCHRNLIEIGYVCSVCLSIFCNFSPICTTCETAFKISLPPVLKAKKKKLKVSV from the exons TTTACTTTATCAAAATGCATAGATGCTGTGATGGTACTGGGAAATTCTCATTTATTCATGAATCGTTCCAACAAACTTGCTGTGATAGCAAGTCACATTCAAGAAAG TCGATTCTTATATCCTGGAAAGAATGGCAGACTTGGAGACTTTTTTGGAGAGCCTGGCAACCCTTCTTCTGAATTCAGCCCCTCAGGGAGCAAGGACGGGAAATATGAGTTGTTCACAGCAGCGAATGAAGTTATTGCTGAAGAGATTAAAGATCTCATGACCAAGA gtgaCATAAAGGGTCAACATACAGAAACGCTGCTGGCAGGATCCCTCGCCAAAGCTCTTTGCT ACATTCATAGAATGAGCAAGGATGTTAAAG ATAATCAGGAAATGAAATCAAGGATTTtg GTGATTAAGGCTGCAGAAGACAGTGCGCTGCAGTATATGAACTTCATGAATGTCATCTTTGCAGCACAGAAGCAG aatattttgatTGATGCCTGTGTTTTAGACTCGGATTCAGGACTCCTCCAACAG GCTTGTGACATCACGGGGGGACTATACTTGAAGGTGCCTCAGATGCCGTCCCTTCTGCAGTATTTACTG tgggTTTTTCTTCCTGATCAAGATCAGAGATCTCAGTTAATCCTCCCACCCCCCGTTCATGTGGACTACCGGGCAGCTTGCTTCTGCCATCGAAATCTCATTGAAATTGGCTATGTTTGTTCTGTGTGCTTGTCAA TATTCTGCAATTTCAGTCCTATCTGTACGACGTGCGA GACAGCCTTTAAGATTTCTCTGCCTCCTGTGCTGAAggccaagaaaaagaaactgaaagtgtCCGTGTGA